The window TTTTGAATCATCGCTTTTATGTCTTCTTCTTTTGATACATCTGTCCGAATCGCAACCGCGTCGCCGCCTGCGCTTTTAATTTCTTCTAATGCTTCATTCAATGTTGTTTCATTGAACTCTGCTAATACAACTTTTGCGCCTTCTTTAGCATATAGTTTGGCTGTGGCACGTGCCATACCAGAACCAGCCCCTGTTACGATTGCTACTTTTCCATCTAATTTCCCCATTTGAATTCCTCCAGTTTATTACTTATTCAATTACTTCTGAATAATATTTTTCATTCGAGATAATTACATTATAATTCACTCTTTATTATTCTACAAAAATTCTGATTTCAATACTTTGCTTTTTTGAGTCAGTAAACATATTCCTTTTTCAATTAAACTGCCCCGTTTGTTGAATAAGGATTTCGACAAAAAAGGGCGAAAATCCTCCTGGATCATCGCACCCGTTAGTGAAAAATACCTTAATGAGACTTGTATATACCCCTCATATTTATAGTCTTCATTGGAACCATCCTGTAAACCAACCAGAACCAGTCATTGTTATAAGTGCCATAATTAAAAGTAATATAAAAACACCGATTAAAATCAATATTGAATATAAGCTATACTTTAGTGGTTTAGTTAGTTTTCTTTCCAAAATCAAGGCTATTAAAAAGGAGCCTATTGCGATACCAAATCCACCAGTGATACTAAGACCGTTATCGGTAAGTAAATAGAATCTTAAACTGGAGAATTCAGATATTATTTGTATTAATAATATCGTAACAAAAAAGTAAAAAACCCCTGTAAACAAAGTGATAAGCATATTTTTCATCGCCAAAATAGTCATCGCAATTTACCCCTTTCTTCATCAACTAACCTGCCCCGTTTGTTCAATAAGGAATTCAACAAAAAAGGCGGTTAATCCTTCTTGGATCAACGCACCCTTTAGTTTAAGTGTATTTATTAACATTCTTTAATGATTGCACTTTTTAAAGTCTTGCTTTAACAATGCATACATAAGTAAATCATCAAACTTTCCGCAAGTAAATTCATAATTTCTTAAAAGTCCTTCTTTTATAAATCCTTTTCTTTCCACCAACTTTTGTGATGAAATATTAGGGGGTTCAATTAATGCTTGTATCCGTTGTAGATTCAATTTTTCAAATCCATATTTAATTACTGCTTCAAACGCCTCACTTGCAATGCCTTTTCCCCAATATTCTTTACTTAACTCAAAACCAACTTCAGAACGGCAATGCTGTGGAAATATGTTTAGAAAACCACAACTGCCAATAACCCTTTCTTGTCCTTTTAGGGTAATTCCCCACCTAATTCCCGTTTTCTTTTCAAATATTGATTGATACCACGAAATTTCATCCAATGCGTCATCAATTGATTTAAAAGGTTCTAATCCGTAGTGCTTCATTACATCTTTATCAGACAAATATTCTAAAATGCTTTCTGCATCATCTTTGGTTACTTGTCTTAAAATCAATCTATCGGTTTCAATTACAGGAAATATATTTATATCTATCATAATTATCCTCCTAATTCCATCAAATCTATTTGTGCCCATACCCTTTGTGTTTGATAGGTGAGTTCAACTAACCTGCCCCGTTTGTTCAATAAGGAATTCAACAAAAAGGGCGTTAATCCTACCCTGGATCAACGCACACGATAGTTTAAGTGCATTGCTTCACATCTCATTATTTTGTTCCCATTCTTCTAAAGTCATCATTCTAAATTCTTCTTGAAAATCTATCCTTAAAGGAGCAATCAATTCAATACTATTTCCATCAGGGTCTTTAAAATAAACAGCTGCATGAGCTTGTGGATTATTAGGTAATACTAATGGTTGTTTTTCAGGCGGGAATCCAAAGCTAGTCGAAACAGCTATTCCTCTTTCTTCTAACCATCCCTTTATATTTTTCATATCTTCTCTATCAATTTGTAAGGCTACATGTCTTAATGATGGATGGTAAGGTGTATTAACTTTATCTGTCTCCCATAACCCTAACCAGCTTCTTCCTTTTTCAATCCAGAAAAACACTACGTTTTCTTGTCTGTACGCTATTTCCAAATCTAATTTTTTATAAAACTCAATAGAGTTTTCAAGATTACTGACAGGCAAATGTGCTTCATATAACCCTTTGATCAAAAACAAACCCCCCTTGTATTAGAAATAACTTCTATTAACAGTTACCTGCTAAATTATGAGCTAGGTATTCTAGTTGTATTATCCAAAACTAACACCTAAATCTTCAACTTCCATAGGTTGAGAAATTTTTAAAAAAGCCCCAATACAATTAGTATCAGGACTAATTAAGATTCCGACTGGTCTTTAAACCAGCCACCGCTGTCCTTTAAAAGTTTCGTTCATCCTCAACCCGATTTGCCAGTATCTTGATGATGATTAAAAAACTGACGGTGACAAACAGAGGACCGAAAAAGATCCAGGGATTCCTAATGAATTCATCTATGCCGGAACCAATCATGCCTGCCCATTCTCCGGATCTTGATAAAAATTTCGGAACCACCTCTCCATCTCCCGCAATGTTTCCCGGTTTTCTCCCGCCAATATAGTATTGAAAAACACCAAGTTGGATGAGCAGCAGCATATTGATCGACAGCTGCTGCAGGAATACCACAATCAGCCTGTTTTTTAATACGGGAAGAATTTGCTTCGTATAAATATGCCAACTACTTGCACCCAGCTGCCGGGAAGCTATGATATATTCATTGCTCAATATGTACCGTGATTCTTTTACTAGAAGAGTAGATAAAATCGGTATTCCAATTAAAACAAACAGAATGAATTGAAACAGGACCAGCTGCCACATGCTATTTTGGTAGGACAAGGGATGTAAATCCGGCGATAGCAGCAGCACCAAGATCAAGCCCGGTATATACCGGAACGGAGTAAAGACGGTTTCAACCCATTCACTTATCCTTCTAAAAGGAAAAACCAGAAGATAGGCGAGCATCATGCTTATCAGTATTCTCAGTAAGGATACACTGGTAATAAATACGAGTGTAAACTTGGCGCCTTCAACCATTCTTAGTGCAAGGTCATTCCCTACTTCATCTGTCCCCAGTGGATGCGAAAGCGATGGTGGAAATGGCGCTCTCTCAATAATTTCACCTTTGTCATTATAGATAAAGCGCTGGGGTTCTTTATCTGTTTTTAAAAAAGAAGAATAGATAATGCTTACAGCCAACAATGTGAATAGCAAACCAGTGATTAATAACAATGTTTTTCTAAAATTATTCATCATGCTTCACTCCTATTACGAAGAAGAAACTTTACCGCAAGCAGAATGAAGCCATAAGGAAGCAGAATTAAGCCGACTCCAAGTATAAAAATTTCCCCTGACACAAATCGATAGAGCATAAACGTAAAACCATTAATCAAAGATAAGTATTCTACTAATATCAAACTCGTAATCATCATCCAGTAAATGACTCCCAGATATTGAGTAAACGAATACACAATATTTCTGAAGACATGCTTCGTAAATACTTCCAGTCGGCTGAGCCCTTTCGACTTTGCAAATTCCACATAGAGTTTTTCGTATTCCTCTTCAAACACGGTAATCATGATTCGAAGCAGCATAAAAAACGGCACCAGCATTAAACAAATGATCGGCATGATATATACTTCTGTGTCCAAACTATAAAGCTGCAATATCTTCAGGCCTGTCTTTTTATACAAATAAATAACGGCGAATTGAAAGCTCATAATGATGAAAAGGTCCGGCAGCGTCTCAAGGATCGAAACAAGCTTTCTTACTCGCCTCCTTACCCCGAGCGGTAGCCAAAGGTAGAGATACAGAAAAATGAAAGCCAATCCTACACCAAGCAATAAGGCACCGAACAATAATGTAAGTGAGTAGCGATAGGCATTTGGCAAATATGTAAGGATTGGCACAGGGTCAAATGTATAAGGAAGTATTATTGAACCATTTTTTAATCCATATAAATTTTTAACGGTCGTTTCAACAGCCTGGAAAAACTCTGACGGGTAAAAGCCAAAAGCGTTTTGCTTAAGGAATAAGAATTTAAGACAAGCCAGAAGAAGCACAGTTATAAATAGTAGTAATGCTTGCAAGCAAAACTTCAGGGCTCTTGACAATATGTATGTATTAAGTTTGAGTGGGAAATTTATCATTAAGTCTCCTTTCAATAGAAGTCTAGAATATAGGAAATATTCTGGAAGTCAGACTCCTTCATTATAGACGAAAAAACTTAATTTAGGTTTCCACTTTTCATAATTTTGGTACTTGCACGGTTTGACCAGCAGGTTCCTGAATCCTTTCCTCCTTTCTTGCGGGAGTCGCTGTCCCCTCATTTTCATGCGATATGTAAACTACTTACATATTATGTATAATTTTTCAAAATCAGTGAACGCATTAGAGAAGCAGTCCCAAAAGGTCGATGTAATCAATGACTGTCGGCACAGCCTTTATTTTTGCATTTCCCTACATATTTTCACTATATGTTCTTTTCAAGAGGAATCTTCTTTCTGTTTTTATACTATCTTCACATTACTTATTGACTGCGACGTTCACCTTTTAGAATATGAGGCCTAGTATATGCCTTTTTCGCGACGAATCTCACTCTGCCGGCCATAGTTCCGTCTAGTAAATGCCTTTTTCTCGACGAACCACACTCTGCCGAGCCTAGTTCCGTCTAGTAAATTCTTTTCCTCGATAAATCTTACTCTGCCGGCCATAGTTCATCCTTCGTGGAGTGGAAATGATAGACTCAAAAAGAGGGTATCCCAAAATACTTTTGGGACGCCCTCTTTTTATCCATCCCATGAAATAACAATTTTTGTTCGATTCTAGATATTCGATAGTGTAATTTTACGTTTTTACAACCGACGTAAAAAAAGAGGATTATATTAAATATTATATTTGCAAATGCCGTAGTTTATCAGGATTAGCAACCGTGTAGATTGTCTGAATTCGATTGCCGTTAAAAGCAAAGGAATACACATATTGTAAGTGATCATCGGTTGTTAAAATCAGTCCTGGCAGACCGTTGACAGATATATAGTTTATGGTGAACTTCCCTGCATACATTTTCATTAGGCTTCGGAGCAATTGAACCACTTGGGCCGCACCGAAAATAGGTATTTGTGCGGCTTTTACTTTGCCGCCTCCATCTGAGTACATGGCGACATCTTCGCTGACCAGGTCTAATAATTGATTGACGTTCCCATTTAAGATGGATTGTACAAACTGTTTTACTGTCAATTCCGCCATCGAAATCGAAGGCTGTTTCTTAGGGTCATATTCCATGCTTTTTTTCGCACGGTGAAAAATTTGCCGGCAGTTAGCATTGCTTTTCCCAATCATTTCAGCTATTTCATCATACGAGTATTGGAAGACTTCACGAAGCAAAAAGACCGCTCGTTCTATCGCATTAAGTTGTTGTAATAATAGTAAATAGGCGGTGGAGATGGATTCCTGTTGCAGAAAGGCTTGTGAAGGATCGTTAGGTGAATTCTCTATTTCCAGCAATGGCTCCGGAAGCCACGGCCCGACGTATACCTCGCGCTTTTTTGCGGATGACCGGATCAAATCCAGACAGCGATTGGTGGCGATCTTACATAGATACGCTTTTTTGTTTTCAATTTGTTCGTGGTTGGGGATCTGATTAAAGCTTATAAACGCTTCCTGGACAATATCCTCTGAATCCATCACGCTGCCTAACATACGGTAGGCTAAGGAAAAAAGTAGAGATTGATAGGTTTGATAAAGTCCTTCCATACTCATAATTTAATTTCCTCTCTCGTATTTAGTAGGTGTGAAACGGCTCGTTTAGCGCTGGCTACTGATGCATCAACGAGCAGCTCGCCATGTGAGGCCCAGTCACCAGCAATATACAGTCCCTCAATTTCAGGAACAGCAGGACCCGGATCCTCCATTCTTTTCATATGGGGAAAATCGTGTACGACCGTCATTTTCGGCAGAAACTGTCTTATCACTAATTCATTTCGCCAACCGGGCTGTACCACATCTAACACTCGCTCCAACTCTCCCTCATCCTTTACTGCATCTGTTAGAGGACCCTGATATTTAAAAAGCGAGATCAGTTTTGTCCCATCATCACTCAAGATAGCGGGTCTTGGTTTTCCCTCCCGTGTTTGATGCGTTAAGAAAATGGGTTGATCCAATCCATAGATAAATTGGTGCTCATGTATAGGCAGCTGGCGCAATCCAACATCTAGACAGGCAACCGTAACAGGAATCGCTTGCTTGTTCCACGTATCAAGTGCTGTTTGATCGGCATGGGGGACTAGTTTGTGAGAAATGGAAGGTGGTGTAGTTAGTATAACATTTGATGCTTCTATTCTAGTGCCATCCTCACATAAAATCGAGTGTACTTTTTGAACTTGATGTTCGACTGCAGCCACTTTACAACCGGTGACCAGCTCCACTCCTTGTTGGACAGCAAGTTGACGCAGTTCTTCCACGAGTGTCCCCCAGCCTTTATCGAGATACAAAACTCCTTTAAGTGCACGCTGAACCTGCTTTAAGGCAGGACCAGCTGCGTGTAATTCAGGTGCAAGCACATAAGTTGAAGTTCTGAGCAGTGCATAGAACACGTTACGCAGCATTGGATCGTTCAATTGAGTTTCAATCCAGTCACGGATACTAATCTTGTTCCAAACGCTAGTGTCCATTTTTCCAAATTTAATTAACCATTTCGCTAATTCGAGCTTTCCTCGCCAACTTAGGAGCGGCGTTTGAATGAATGTGGAGGCGTCCATTGGTAATGGCAATAATTGTTCTTTCCACATGCCGTATGCATCAATAGACGGTGTGCTTCCCTCAAGTCGTAATCCGAGTTCGCGGAATGCTTCATACGCTTCACCTTTATACAGTGCATGCGCGCCCAAATTAAAATATACACCATTCTTTTTGTTGGTGATGGCTCTGCCACCCAATTGCTTTTGCTGTTCCAATATAATCGTTCGTTTCCCTGTTTTGGCTGCATAAATTGCAGCCGTTAAACCCGCAATTCCCCCGCCTACAATAGCTACTTCATATTTTGTCATTGTCATCATCCTTTTCGAGTATTTACTACTATAACGGGCGAATGAATGATTCTGTGACAAAATGGAGGCGAAAGTTTTTTAAAACTTCAATTCTCCTATGGCTATAATGTATCTCTTCCTGATTGGAGAACTTCTTAAATCAAAATAAAAAGGATAGATGAGCAGCTAAAAACTCAATCTATCCTTTATGGATCGGACTTCCCTTTTTTTAACGACTTTTATATATAGCATATAATTTCCCTGCAGGTCTGGAAGAATCTCTATATTGGATGCCAACTATGCCGTTACCATATCCTTGAGCTATTTTAAACCATACTCTGCACACGTCATAACCACATCACTTTGAACTGCAACGGGTTCCCGCCATCAACTGAAATTAAATTGCCGACTGACCTTGCTATTATACTAAGTCCTTGCCGTCATCCCATACCCAGATTGCTGGAGTTATTGCAACAGCGGTTTGCTCTGTTAGTTTTTTCATTTTCACTAGTTCCTTCTATTATAAAAGGGTTAGCTTAGGAACTTTTGGTAACCCTCTTCCTTAACCTTCTTATGCTGGTGGGTCAATTTCGTCTTCTTCAATACGTGTTTCTGCATATTGAATATCTTTCCTAGCACTGAAGCGATCTGCCTTTTCAAGGCTGACAGTAATATTGTAGTCAGGGATCCCAGCATATTTTTCATAGCGGCCCCTTGGCAATAGGAAGTTTCCTTCCGGGAAGTGGACCTGGACATTACCGCGGGAGATGTCTACAAACCTTGCCCTTCCCTGGAATACACCGAATCCGTTGTATACGACGACGCCTTCGCCTTCAGCAATGCTGAGTTCCTTTGCATCTTCTTCATTCATTAAGACATCATATCGGCCAGCACCGTTCAATGGATCAACTTCATTGTAAACCATGGAGTTGAACTGTTTGCCGCGTCGAGATGTAACAACAAATTGGCCTTCTTTTTTACCGAGATCAGGGATATCAACAGCAATCAGATTTCCTCGCCCATCCGGGGTAGGGCAAATACCATCCTCACACAACCAGGCGCCGCCCCATTGGAATACATCCCCTTCATTTTTCAGGTGTTGAATCCCGTCATAGTTAGGGTTGGCTAATGCAATTTCGTTTCGGATTTCCTGGGCGTCCTTGAAATCGATTGCTGCTGCTTTTTCTGGCTTCACTCGCCTAGCAAGATCAATGTAAATTTTCCACTCTTCACGAGCTTCTTCAATCCGATTTCTGTTGCCAGGAATTTCAGGACTGAAATAGACCATGCGTTCAGTGGACGTGGAGGTTCCGCCGCCTTCCTGCTCATAACGCGTCTTGGCGGGGAGGACAATAACCGCTTCCTTTGCATCTAACAAGGTAGACGTATTAAGGATGATGTCCTGATGAACCCGGATTTCAAGTTCGGATAATGCCTTTTCAATGAATTCAGGATCGGGCATCGTCTCCAGGAAATTACCTCCTGACATATAGTAAAGTTTGATTTTCCGTTCATGATCATCCGGCAGGACTATGTTTTCCAGGGTGACACCAACAATATCTCCCTGCCATTCAGGCAGCTTGAATCCCCACAGTGTTTCAATCCGGTCGATATTGGAACCGTAAAAATCTCCCCCTGGTAAAACAAACGGGTCTGCCCCCATTTCACCTGAGCCCTGTACGGAAGAGTGGCCGCGGAATGGCATTAATCCTGTATGTTTTCTGCCAAGATGGCCGCGTAATAATGCAAGATTGGCAACTTGCGAGATGTTATCTGTTGCAAAGGAGTGCATCGTCAGTCCCATAGCCCACGCATATACAGCATTTTTGCTCCTT is drawn from Bacillus sp. FJAT-18017 and contains these coding sequences:
- a CDS encoding GNAT family N-acetyltransferase → MIDINIFPVIETDRLILRQVTKDDAESILEYLSDKDVMKHYGLEPFKSIDDALDEISWYQSIFEKKTGIRWGITLKGQERVIGSCGFLNIFPQHCRSEVGFELSKEYWGKGIASEAFEAVIKYGFEKLNLQRIQALIEPPNISSQKLVERKGFIKEGLLRNYEFTCGKFDDLLMYALLKQDFKKCNH
- a CDS encoding VOC family protein, with the translated sequence MIKGLYEAHLPVSNLENSIEFYKKLDLEIAYRQENVVFFWIEKGRSWLGLWETDKVNTPYHPSLRHVALQIDREDMKNIKGWLEERGIAVSTSFGFPPEKQPLVLPNNPQAHAAVYFKDPDGNSIELIAPLRIDFQEEFRMMTLEEWEQNNEM
- a CDS encoding ABC transporter permease subunit gives rise to the protein MMNNFRKTLLLITGLLFTLLAVSIIYSSFLKTDKEPQRFIYNDKGEIIERAPFPPSLSHPLGTDEVGNDLALRMVEGAKFTLVFITSVSLLRILISMMLAYLLVFPFRRISEWVETVFTPFRYIPGLILVLLLSPDLHPLSYQNSMWQLVLFQFILFVLIGIPILSTLLVKESRYILSNEYIIASRQLGASSWHIYTKQILPVLKNRLIVVFLQQLSINMLLLIQLGVFQYYIGGRKPGNIAGDGEVVPKFLSRSGEWAGMIGSGIDEFIRNPWIFFGPLFVTVSFLIIIKILANRVEDERNF
- a CDS encoding ABC transporter permease subunit, producing MQALLLFITVLLLACLKFLFLKQNAFGFYPSEFFQAVETTVKNLYGLKNGSIILPYTFDPVPILTYLPNAYRYSLTLLFGALLLGVGLAFIFLYLYLWLPLGVRRRVRKLVSILETLPDLFIIMSFQFAVIYLYKKTGLKILQLYSLDTEVYIMPIICLMLVPFFMLLRIMITVFEEEYEKLYVEFAKSKGLSRLEVFTKHVFRNIVYSFTQYLGVIYWMMITSLILVEYLSLINGFTFMLYRFVSGEIFILGVGLILLPYGFILLAVKFLLRNRSEA
- a CDS encoding RNA polymerase sigma-70 factor; translation: MSMEGLYQTYQSLLFSLAYRMLGSVMDSEDIVQEAFISFNQIPNHEQIENKKAYLCKIATNRCLDLIRSSAKKREVYVGPWLPEPLLEIENSPNDPSQAFLQQESISTAYLLLLQQLNAIERAVFLLREVFQYSYDEIAEMIGKSNANCRQIFHRAKKSMEYDPKKQPSISMAELTVKQFVQSILNGNVNQLLDLVSEDVAMYSDGGGKVKAAQIPIFGAAQVVQLLRSLMKMYAGKFTINYISVNGLPGLILTTDDHLQYVYSFAFNGNRIQTIYTVANPDKLRHLQI
- a CDS encoding phytoene desaturase family protein — encoded protein: MSQNHSFARYSSKYSKRMMTMTKYEVAIVGGGIAGLTAAIYAAKTGKRTIILEQQKQLGGRAITNKKNGVYFNLGAHALYKGEAYEAFRELGLRLEGSTPSIDAYGMWKEQLLPLPMDASTFIQTPLLSWRGKLELAKWLIKFGKMDTSVWNKISIRDWIETQLNDPMLRNVFYALLRTSTYVLAPELHAAGPALKQVQRALKGVLYLDKGWGTLVEELRQLAVQQGVELVTGCKVAAVEHQVQKVHSILCEDGTRIEASNVILTTPPSISHKLVPHADQTALDTWNKQAIPVTVACLDVGLRQLPIHEHQFIYGLDQPIFLTHQTREGKPRPAILSDDGTKLISLFKYQGPLTDAVKDEGELERVLDVVQPGWRNELVIRQFLPKMTVVHDFPHMKRMEDPGPAVPEIEGLYIAGDWASHGELLVDASVASAKRAVSHLLNTREEIKL
- a CDS encoding FdhF/YdeP family oxidoreductase → MGKTKHPGPQKTSARPAPEHWVSPIPFGLGKVKPKHIRDTVKTLWDNRDNFGYATNILTKGVCDGCALGVSGLQDQTLAGPHICTTRLNVLRLNTIGAIKPEILHADIDELRKYSSPELRKLGRIPYPMIRRKGERKFSRLTWNEAMDMIAEKMKKLDPKQFAFYLTARGITNESYYVAGKVSRFLGTNNIDNASRICHSPSKTAMKRSIGVGASTANYLDWIGTDVLVFWGSVASNSSPVSSKYMLEAKKKGTKIIVVNPYREPAMDKYWIPSNPESALFGTKLADDFYQVNIGGDIAFMHGIIKHWFEMDETRKGSAINHEFVQEHVNGYIDLKTHVQQQSWVDIINSSGVTKERIIQLAELLARSKNAVYAWAMGLTMHSFATDNISQVANLALLRGHLGRKHTGLMPFRGHSSVQGSGEMGADPFVLPGGDFYGSNIDRIETLWGFKLPEWQGDIVGVTLENIVLPDDHERKIKLYYMSGGNFLETMPDPEFIEKALSELEIRVHQDIILNTSTLLDAKEAVIVLPAKTRYEQEGGGTSTSTERMVYFSPEIPGNRNRIEEAREEWKIYIDLARRVKPEKAAAIDFKDAQEIRNEIALANPNYDGIQHLKNEGDVFQWGGAWLCEDGICPTPDGRGNLIAVDIPDLGKKEGQFVVTSRRGKQFNSMVYNEVDPLNGAGRYDVLMNEEDAKELSIAEGEGVVVYNGFGVFQGRARFVDISRGNVQVHFPEGNFLLPRGRYEKYAGIPDYNITVSLEKADRFSARKDIQYAETRIEEDEIDPPA